ccccctagaggggacaggcccctgccccattccccgcccccctgagccagccagtccccccctgCGGCCGGAGGGGaaccggcgccccctagaggggacaggccccgccccattccccgcccccctgagccagccagtccctgccctggggccgggtgggagccggcgccccctagaggggacaggcccctgccccattccccgcccccctgagccagccagtccccgccctggggccgggtgggagtcggcgccccctagaggggacaggccccttccccattccccgcccccctgagccagccagtccctgccctggggccgggtgggagccaGCGCCCcttagaggggacaggcccctgccccgttccccgcccccctgagccaggcaGTGTCAGATCAGCCCTGGTGCCCCCTACAGGGGAAATTCTCACCTAACACCACCCTCCTCGTCTCTCCCCCCGTCCCCAGAGGATTTCTGCACGGCCCACCCGGACCCAGAACCCTACGAGGAGTGGGCAGAGCGCATGGCACGGGAATACAGGCGGAAAGACCGCCAGTGGGCGGGGCCTGGCCCCCAGTGGGCGGGGCCTGGCCCCCAGGTCCCCGACAACGGAGCTGCGCAGCCCCCCCGCCACACCTCCCAGCGCCCCCTGGAGGAAGAGTCTCGTCTCTACCGGGAACGCGCCCGCACCAAGGAGGAGGAGCTGCGGGAAGCCAAGCGGCAGCGTTACCAGGAGGGCTGCGCCCGCGTCTTCGCCCCCGATGCCACCCGCCCCCTGTGCTACGGGGACGTCCCgtggccctgccccaggggctccgTGGCGGAGATGGCCGCTGTCGCCATGCTAGGCACGGATCCCTCGGACGTGGGCGCCTACCGCCGCCGGCTCCGGCGCCAGCAGGCCCTGTGGCACCCGGATAAATTCGCCCAGCGCTGCGGGGGGCGACTGGCGGAACCGGACCGGTGCCGGATCCTGGCCACGGTCACGGCGCTGTCCCAGGAGCTCAACAGCCTGGCCGAGGCGGCCAAGTAACACGAACACGCACCCACGCAGTGCAGCTGTGTCAATAAAGGTTCGGTTCTTGTAcagagcccggactcctgggttctctccccggctctgggaggggagtgggggctggtggttagagcagggggggctgggagccaggactcctgggttctctccccagctctgggaggggagtgggggctggtggttagagcagggggggctgggagcctggactcctgggttctctccccggctctgggaggggagtgggggctggtggttagagcaggggaggctgggagccaggactcctgggttctctccccagctctgggaggggagtgggggctggtggttagagcagggggggctgggagccaggactcctgggttctctccccggctctgggaggggaaggggatctggtggttagagcagggggggctgggagcccggactcctgggttctctccccagctctaggaggggagggggatctggtgattagagcaggggaggctgggagccaggactcctgggttctctccccggctctgggaggggagtgggggctggtggttagagcagggggcgctgggagccaggactcctgggttctctccccagctctgggaggggaaggggatctggtggttagagcagggggggctgggagcccggactcctgggttctctccccagctcttggaggggagggggatctggtgattagagcaggggaggctgggagccaggactcctgggttctctccccggctctgggaggggagtgggggctggtggttagagtgggggggctgggagccgggactcctgggttctctccccagctctgggaggggagtgggggctggtggttagagcaggggaggctgggagccaggactcctgggttctctccccggctctgggaggggagggggatctgttggttagagcgggggggctgggagccaggactcctgggttctctccccggctctgggaggggagggggggctggtggttagagcagaggggggctgggagccaggacgcctgggttctctccccggctgcGGGAGGGGGGTTACAGGAGCGGGGGCTGCCTAGTCCCCTAACTTCACCCCACCCTGTGCCACAATTCCTTGCCCCACGCACTGAacatccccttcccctgcccccgcaaGCGGCCTCCTGCTCCGGAAGCGCCTCCCTGCTCCTCTTGCTCAATGTCTCTTCTCAGAGTTTGGTAACTAGGAGCCGCTGGGCCTGCGGCCAGAGCCGGGCCCCAGTTCCCAGGCGGGTGACGAAGGGAGCAGCCCTCAGCAAACCCACAGagccaggggggcggggggggagcccagggctgggccggcggggggctgcgggtcgggagcgaggggcaccagcagggctgggggggcagggctgggctggcaggggctgcgggtcgggagtgaggggcaccggcagggctggggggccagggctgggccggcagggggctgcgggtcgggagtgaggggcaccggcagggctgggggggccgggctgggccggcagggggctgcgggtcgggagtgaggggcaccggcagggctgggggggcagggctgggccggcagggggctgcgggtcgggagtgaggggcaccgagCCCCCATCCCCTCAGAGCCCCGCACTGAGACTGTCCCCGTGCGAGTGTCTCTGGGGAGCGGCCCGACGTGGGCGGTTGCTCCCGGGCTCAACCccgactcccagccctgcccggcTGGCACCAGACGACCCTGCCCGTCCCTCCTCCGTGTCCTCTCTTCCCGTCTGTCTGCCGTTCTCTCATCCCCCCACCCTTCCTCGGCCGTCCATCCCTTCGGTCTCTCCTCCTTTGCCTCGTTCTGTCTCTCCTTCCCTCGTCTCTTCATCCTCCTTCAGTTCCTCGGGTTTTCCCTCACTCCCTCCTTCAGTTTTCTTCATCCGATTTCTTTCCTTCGCACATTCGCtcgttcttttcttttctcattgattcattccttccttctttcctttcctttcctcctttcccGCCTTCATCCTCTGGTACCTTTTTTCTTTCCCGCCTTTTTCCATCCCTCTTTCTTTTTTCACGC
This genomic interval from Caretta caretta isolate rCarCar2 chromosome 14, rCarCar1.hap1, whole genome shotgun sequence contains the following:
- the NFKBIL1 gene encoding NF-kappa-B inhibitor-like protein 1 isoform X1 translates to MPPASGSGPIPMASRHQRRLWRYVESGRHRRLRSLLTRHREVLDLDQPGRHKGRPPLHHACAHRDPIAAQILLGHGANPALQDRQGDTALHHAARQAARKGKNVYKVLFASLQSHSPRAMGIRNRAGETPRDLLGPVKEEQQPPEESEESGGERDRDWEWRQKLLGECQDEYQEIWRYEEDFCTAHPDPEPYEEWAERMAREYRRKDRQWAGPGPQWAGPGPQVPDNGAAQPPRHTSQRPLEEESRLYRERARTKEEELREAKRQRYQEGCARVFAPDATRPLCYGDVPWPCPRGSVAEMAAVAMLGTDPSDVGAYRRRLRRQQALWHPDKFAQRCGGRLAEPDRCRILATVTALSQELNSLAEAAK
- the NFKBIL1 gene encoding NF-kappa-B inhibitor-like protein 1 isoform X3, which produces MASRHQRRLWRYVESGRHRRLRSLLTRHREVLDLDQPGRHKGRPPLHHACAHRDPIAAQILLGHGANPALQDRQGDTALHHAARQAARKGKNVYKVLFASLQSHSPRAMGIRNRAGETPRDLLGPVKEEQQPPEESEESGGERDRDWEWRQKLLGECQDEYQEIWRYEEDFCTAHPDPEPYEEWAERMAREYRRKDRQWAGPGPQWAGPGPQVPDNGAAQPPRHTSQRPLEEESRLYRERARTKEEELREAKRQRYQEGCARVFAPDATRPLCYGDVPWPCPRGSVAEMAAVAMLGTDPSDVGAYRRRLRRQQALWHPDKFAQRCGGRLAEPDRCRILATVTALSQELNSLAEAAK
- the NFKBIL1 gene encoding NF-kappa-B inhibitor-like protein 1 isoform X2 produces the protein MPPASGSGPIPMASRHQRRLWRYVESGRHRRLRSLLTRHREVLDLDQPGRHKGRPPLHHACAHRDPIAAQILLGHGANPALQDRQGDTALHHAARQAARKGKNVYKVLFASLQSHSPRAMGIRNRAGETPRDLLGPVKEEQPPEESEESGGERDRDWEWRQKLLGECQDEYQEIWRYEEDFCTAHPDPEPYEEWAERMAREYRRKDRQWAGPGPQWAGPGPQVPDNGAAQPPRHTSQRPLEEESRLYRERARTKEEELREAKRQRYQEGCARVFAPDATRPLCYGDVPWPCPRGSVAEMAAVAMLGTDPSDVGAYRRRLRRQQALWHPDKFAQRCGGRLAEPDRCRILATVTALSQELNSLAEAAK